Proteins from a single region of Roseburia sp. 831b:
- a CDS encoding GNAT family N-acetyltransferase, with the protein MQIKYENLSIRNARKEDCPLLEKWWNDGAVMAHAGFPNGLGTSAAKIEKQIANDSDTTQRRLIIEYDAHPIGEMSFYNRGERTAEIGIKICEFSYQEKGLERCILSLFLKELFSMGFQKIILDTDLENTRAQHVYELLGFRKVTIHKDSWVNQIGEPRSSVDYELTETEFKPVYALRR; encoded by the coding sequence ATGCAGATAAAATATGAAAATTTATCTATTCGAAATGCCAGAAAGGAAGATTGTCCATTACTTGAAAAATGGTGGAATGACGGTGCCGTAATGGCACATGCAGGTTTCCCGAATGGTCTTGGTACAAGTGCTGCAAAAATTGAAAAGCAGATAGCGAATGATTCTGACACAACCCAAAGAAGACTTATCATAGAATATGATGCGCACCCGATTGGAGAAATGAGCTTTTACAATCGTGGGGAGCGTACGGCAGAGATTGGGATAAAAATATGTGAGTTTAGCTATCAGGAAAAAGGACTGGAAAGGTGCATATTAAGCCTGTTTTTGAAAGAACTGTTTTCTATGGGCTTTCAAAAAATCATACTAGATACAGATTTGGAAAACACACGTGCACAACATGTCTATGAATTATTGGGTTTTCGAAAAGTAACAATCCATAAGGATTCCTGGGTGAATCAGATAGGGGAGCCAAGGTCCTCTGTTGATTATGAGTTAACGGAAACAGAGTTTAAACCAGTTTATGCATTGAGAAGATAA
- a CDS encoding histidine phosphatase family protein has protein sequence MKKIYLMRHSILERRNLPTEQLPLSEEGKKLILSKKDQFHNIAHCFCSPYKRALETAKLMTDQVEVVNELHERIIGDASEDFWCKQYSDHNFRNKGGESLNEVKVRMKATIDSILEKMNEGESVLVVSHATEMCSYLLNYCEIEVSDAKTKARKITWNQHVILNGTINPTDYFIIEFEKDEVQDIRLGVSHVK, from the coding sequence ATGAAAAAGATATATTTGATGAGGCATTCGATTCTAGAAAGACGGAACCTGCCAACCGAGCAGCTGCCATTATCGGAAGAAGGCAAAAAGCTTATCCTGTCGAAAAAAGACCAGTTTCATAATATTGCTCATTGTTTTTGCTCTCCATATAAGAGAGCGTTAGAGACGGCAAAACTTATGACGGATCAGGTTGAAGTTGTAAACGAACTCCATGAGAGAATAATTGGTGATGCAAGCGAAGATTTTTGGTGCAAACAGTATTCTGACCATAATTTTCGAAATAAAGGTGGAGAATCTCTAAACGAAGTAAAAGTAAGAATGAAAGCAACAATAGATTCCATTCTTGAAAAGATGAACGAGGGAGAAAGTGTTTTGGTTGTTTCACATGCGACAGAAATGTGTTCCTATTTGCTTAATTACTGCGAAATAGAGGTAAGCGATGCCAAAACGAAAGCAAGAAAGATTACCTGGAATCAGCATGTGATTTTAAATGGAACGATCAATCCGACGGATTACTTTATCATAGAATTTGAAAAAGATGAAGTCCAGGACATTAGATTGGGCGTCAGCCATGTAAAATAA
- a CDS encoding helix-turn-helix domain-containing protein, which produces MKIGQVIRKYRIEVGLTQKEMANRLGVTTPAVNKWEKGSSNPDIELLAPIARLLHISLDTLMSFHEELSAVEIDELIHRLDAMLEIEEYENAFAWAMDKIKEYPNCNMLIWQMAVVLDSRRGMNGVAEAEKYDNQINAWYEIALQDANEEIKRHAADSLFSFYLRKKEYDKAKEYLSYFSEHDANKKINEARLYKEQGDTEKAYEVFEKILYQEYQTINLTLAFLMRAALEEKDFDRAESLAEKMGEVAHTFEMGKYNEVSAMLDVMCTKKDVDGTYHIVEQLLNNVDTLYDFRKSSLFRHMKFGSPNKSMTDKLKKELVEGFQDEEMFSYMKENTDWEKLLKEYK; this is translated from the coding sequence ATGAAGATAGGACAGGTTATCAGAAAATATAGAATAGAAGTGGGCTTGACGCAAAAAGAGATGGCAAATCGGTTAGGGGTGACTACCCCGGCCGTGAACAAGTGGGAGAAAGGAAGTTCTAATCCAGATATCGAGCTGTTAGCACCGATTGCAAGACTTCTTCATATTTCGCTGGATACGCTTATGTCATTTCACGAGGAACTCAGTGCGGTGGAAATTGACGAATTGATACACCGGTTAGATGCCATGCTTGAAATCGAAGAATACGAAAATGCATTTGCCTGGGCGATGGATAAAATAAAAGAATATCCGAATTGTAATATGTTAATCTGGCAAATGGCGGTTGTGCTTGATTCCAGAAGAGGGATGAATGGTGTTGCCGAGGCAGAAAAATATGATAATCAGATTAATGCGTGGTATGAGATTGCGTTACAGGATGCAAATGAAGAGATAAAACGTCATGCGGCGGATTCATTATTTAGTTTTTATTTAAGAAAAAAGGAATATGATAAAGCCAAGGAATATCTATCGTATTTTTCAGAACATGATGCTAACAAAAAAATAAACGAGGCAAGACTCTATAAAGAGCAAGGTGATACGGAAAAAGCCTACGAAGTGTTTGAAAAAATTTTGTACCAGGAGTATCAGACGATAAATCTTACCCTGGCTTTTTTAATGAGAGCTGCGTTAGAAGAGAAGGATTTTGATCGGGCGGAATCCCTGGCAGAAAAGATGGGAGAGGTTGCACATACCTTTGAGATGGGAAAATACAATGAGGTTTCCGCCATGCTGGATGTGATGTGTACCAAAAAAGATGTAGATGGAACTTACCATATTGTCGAACAGCTACTAAACAATGTAGATACGTTATATGATTTTAGAAAGTCAAGTCTTTTTCGGCATATGAAGTTTGGCAGTCCGAATAAATCCATGACAGATAAGCTGAAAAAAGAGTTAGTAGAAGGATTTCAAGACGAAGAAATGTTTTCCTATATGAAAGAAAATACCGACTGGGAAAAACTTCTAAAGGAATACAAGTAG
- a CDS encoding IS110 family transposase gives MKVTYQTCCGIDVHKSFLVATIVKTTGGIEPSYQKKRFSTFNNSILEFKQWLLDNDCHDVCMESTGKYWVPVFNLLEDEINVVIANPKWVKAVKGNKDDTKDSKWIGDLFRLGLVKGSYIPCKIVRILREYTRYRYKLVSCRSSEKNRYQNALTVCNVALDSVVSDIFGKSSMSIIDYLLEQSGTSINHEEIASKLLRSLKSKEDAVIESVEGYQMTDAQKYRVRLVRTHMDYITAEINDVDKMIENMISSNPDFENAVQFLCTIPGVKRDSAITIISEIGTDMSQFSSSKRLCCWAGLTPGSNESAGKKKSVRITRAGVYLKPALVQCAHAAVKSDKSPYYKKKYESLVKRRGKKRAIIAIARMILTAIYQMLSTGEQWNPSDLYKIDMPVALVEKQKAKAIKQAKKLLQREGILPPDEPLAS, from the coding sequence ATGAAAGTTACTTATCAAACCTGTTGTGGTATCGATGTTCACAAATCTTTTCTCGTTGCCACAATTGTAAAAACCACTGGTGGCATTGAGCCTTCTTACCAAAAGAAGCGCTTTTCCACCTTTAACAATTCAATTCTTGAATTCAAGCAATGGCTTCTCGACAATGATTGCCATGATGTCTGTATGGAATCCACAGGTAAATACTGGGTTCCTGTCTTTAATCTTCTGGAAGATGAGATCAATGTTGTCATTGCCAATCCCAAGTGGGTAAAGGCTGTGAAAGGCAACAAAGATGATACCAAAGATTCTAAATGGATTGGGGATTTATTCCGTCTCGGACTTGTCAAAGGCAGCTATATCCCTTGTAAGATAGTCCGTATTCTCAGGGAATACACTCGCTATCGTTACAAGCTTGTTTCCTGCCGTTCAAGTGAAAAGAATCGATATCAGAATGCTCTTACTGTCTGTAATGTTGCATTAGATTCTGTTGTTTCCGATATCTTTGGGAAGTCATCCATGTCCATTATCGACTATCTGCTTGAACAATCGGGTACATCCATTAACCACGAAGAAATCGCATCTAAGCTTCTTCGGAGCCTCAAATCCAAAGAAGATGCTGTTATAGAATCCGTCGAAGGATATCAGATGACTGATGCCCAAAAATACCGTGTGCGCCTCGTCCGCACACATATGGATTATATCACAGCAGAAATCAACGATGTTGATAAAATGATAGAAAATATGATTTCTTCTAATCCTGATTTTGAAAATGCTGTCCAGTTCCTCTGTACCATTCCGGGTGTCAAACGTGATAGTGCAATCACTATCATCTCCGAAATCGGTACTGATATGTCTCAGTTCTCAAGTTCCAAACGTTTATGTTGCTGGGCTGGTCTTACACCAGGCAGCAATGAATCTGCTGGTAAGAAGAAATCTGTTCGGATTACACGTGCCGGTGTCTACCTCAAACCTGCATTAGTACAGTGTGCTCATGCAGCCGTAAAATCTGACAAATCTCCTTACTACAAAAAGAAATATGAATCACTTGTTAAACGTCGTGGCAAGAAAAGAGCCATTATCGCTATTGCCCGTATGATTCTTACTGCCATCTACCAGATGCTGTCTACTGGTGAGCAGTGGAATCCGAGCGATCTTTACAAAATCGATATGCCTGTAGCTCTTGTTGAAAAACAAAAGGCAAAAGCTATCAAGCAAGCCAAGAAACTATTGCAACGGGAGGGAATACTTCCTCCTGATGAACCATTAGCTTCTTAA
- a CDS encoding LysR family transcriptional regulator, which yields MTLQQLRYVVTVAETGTITEAANKLYISQPSLTNAIHELEKEMNIVIFNRTNKGISLSKEGDDFLGYARQVLEQASILEERYKENSGGKKQFCVSTQHYSFAVNAFVDLIQEYGQEAYDFSLRETQTYEIIEDVAKMRSEIGILFLNDFNESVIRKILKSHDLAFHPLFVAKPHVFISRNHPLAKKKVVTNQDLEDYPYLSFEQGEHNSFYFSEEIFSAAERKKNIRVRDRATLFNLLIGLNGYTVCSGVIDEKLNGKDIIAVPLADEDEMRIGYITHRKGMISRLGFTYLDAIKKYLGETGYP from the coding sequence ATGACACTGCAACAGCTTAGATATGTCGTGACCGTGGCGGAGACAGGAACGATTACAGAGGCGGCAAATAAACTCTATATTTCGCAGCCAAGTCTCACAAATGCGATTCACGAGTTGGAAAAAGAGATGAATATTGTCATCTTTAACAGAACAAATAAGGGAATCAGTCTTTCAAAAGAGGGGGATGATTTCTTAGGATATGCAAGGCAGGTACTAGAGCAGGCTTCCATATTAGAAGAGCGCTACAAGGAAAACAGTGGTGGGAAAAAGCAGTTTTGCGTCTCGACACAGCACTACTCTTTTGCAGTGAATGCTTTTGTGGATTTGATTCAGGAATACGGACAGGAAGCGTATGATTTTAGCCTAAGGGAGACGCAGACATACGAAATTATAGAAGACGTTGCAAAAATGAGAAGTGAAATCGGAATCCTGTTTTTGAATGATTTTAATGAAAGCGTCATCCGTAAAATTTTAAAATCCCACGACTTGGCATTCCATCCGCTTTTTGTTGCAAAACCGCATGTTTTCATAAGCAGGAACCATCCACTTGCAAAGAAAAAAGTGGTTACAAACCAGGATTTGGAAGATTATCCATATCTTTCTTTTGAGCAGGGAGAACACAATTCTTTTTATTTTTCAGAGGAGATTTTTTCTGCGGCAGAGCGGAAGAAAAATATCCGTGTGAGAGACCGCGCCACCTTGTTCAACCTGTTGATTGGACTAAACGGTTACACCGTATGCAGTGGTGTGATTGATGAAAAATTAAATGGAAAAGATATTATTGCGGTTCCACTGGCGGACGAGGATGAAATGCGGATTGGCTATATTACGCATCGCAAAGGAATGATAAGCCGATTGGGTTTTACCTATCTTGATGCAATCAAAAAATATCTAGGCGAAACGGGTTATCCATAG
- a CDS encoding LysR family transcriptional regulator — MDINFEYYKIFYYVAKYQNLTKAAHALNSSQPNVTRAMNCLEQEVNCTLFTRTNRGVCLTPEGERLYARVSVAMRQLQLAEEELSESVGLEHGSISIGASEIALNIYLLDRLKKFHTQYPGVGLKIHNHSTPQAIRAVQNGEIDFALTTTPTNIEAPLKEIRLKGFQEILIGGRSFEALKHQEMSLKDIRQYPFICLGKQTTTYYFYNQLFLVCGLEIVPDTEAATTDQVLPLVKSELGLAFLPEEMAKEALEKQEVCHIPLKEKIPKRYVCMVYDSKRSMSVAAQRLKKILLEESEKNEE; from the coding sequence ATGGATATAAATTTTGAATATTACAAGATTTTTTATTATGTTGCGAAATATCAGAATTTAACAAAAGCAGCACATGCGTTAAACAGCAGCCAGCCGAATGTTACACGGGCGATGAACTGTCTGGAACAGGAGGTGAATTGTACGCTTTTTACCCGGACAAACAGAGGAGTCTGCCTGACGCCGGAAGGGGAGAGGCTGTATGCAAGGGTGTCTGTTGCGATGCGGCAGCTTCAACTGGCGGAGGAAGAGCTGTCTGAAAGTGTAGGGTTAGAACATGGCAGTATCTCGATTGGTGCCAGTGAGATTGCACTTAATATCTATTTATTGGACAGACTAAAAAAATTCCATACACAATATCCGGGAGTGGGACTAAAAATACACAATCATTCCACACCACAGGCAATTCGTGCAGTTCAAAATGGAGAAATTGATTTCGCTTTGACAACGACGCCAACAAATATCGAGGCGCCGTTAAAGGAAATTCGGTTAAAGGGCTTCCAGGAAATCTTAATTGGTGGAAGATCGTTCGAGGCACTGAAACATCAGGAAATGTCTCTTAAGGATATCAGGCAATACCCGTTTATCTGCCTTGGAAAGCAGACGACGACTTACTATTTTTACAATCAGTTATTTTTGGTGTGTGGGCTTGAAATCGTGCCGGACACGGAAGCGGCGACCACGGATCAGGTATTGCCGCTTGTGAAAAGTGAACTTGGATTAGCGTTTTTGCCGGAAGAAATGGCAAAAGAGGCACTTGAGAAACAAGAGGTGTGCCATATCCCGTTAAAAGAAAAAATACCAAAACGCTATGTTTGTATGGTGTATGATTCAAAACGATCGATGAGCGTGGCGGCACAAAGACTGAAAAAAATATTATTAGAAGAAAGCGAGAAAAATGAGGAATGA
- a CDS encoding DUF4866 domain-containing protein: MSLVLPREEEVEKMFSRILSSDEFCERLMDTFYDHLCDDNRDTDSDPHHFAEVLLNAYKNGDVSALLLEICNRSMFDLLKEAYLIPKRFHGKCGENPILLTDADGNLLEDKKELVSKHEYKKFSEIYQAHPAAPRSKLYLADGYDLVRYYTSGMNTCEKPENKERGILILYALPDTKKLNLTEAQAYDTVWSTFHEIQKEAFSAIVYYGQETGLKSGKSFDELGVLLPIHQFEAKMLQHLSVIDGLVLSCREKMLKTAGADSLDL, from the coding sequence ATGTCACTTGTATTACCAAGAGAAGAAGAAGTTGAAAAAATGTTTTCAAGAATCCTTTCTTCTGATGAGTTCTGCGAAAGACTTATGGATACTTTCTATGATCATTTATGTGATGACAACAGGGATACCGATTCCGACCCGCATCATTTTGCGGAAGTTCTACTAAACGCCTACAAAAACGGCGATGTGAGCGCACTTTTACTTGAAATCTGCAACCGCAGTATGTTCGATCTTTTAAAAGAAGCTTACCTGATTCCAAAGCGTTTCCACGGAAAATGCGGAGAAAATCCTATCCTGCTTACCGATGCAGATGGAAATCTGCTAGAAGATAAAAAAGAGCTTGTTTCCAAACATGAATATAAAAAATTTTCTGAAATTTATCAGGCGCATCCGGCTGCTCCACGTTCCAAACTGTATCTTGCGGACGGCTATGACCTTGTAAGATACTACACTTCCGGCATGAACACCTGCGAAAAACCGGAAAATAAGGAGCGCGGTATTCTGATTTTATACGCTCTTCCTGATACCAAAAAATTAAATCTGACGGAAGCACAGGCATACGATACTGTCTGGTCTACTTTTCATGAAATACAAAAAGAGGCGTTTTCTGCCATTGTCTATTACGGTCAGGAAACCGGGCTTAAATCAGGGAAATCTTTTGATGAGCTTGGCGTCCTTTTGCCGATTCACCAGTTTGAGGCAAAAATGTTGCAGCATCTTAGCGTGATAGATGGGCTTGTTCTTTCCTGCCGTGAAAAAATGTTAAAGACTGCAGGCGCTGACAGCCTGGATTTATAA
- a CDS encoding threonine/serine ThrE exporter family protein — MKAANCQTSLKKNHMDILWHEYADKTDSTPITNASLSAKASVVGRVGIMMLSCGTGAWRVRSSMNELSELMNITCTVDIGLMSINYTCFDGNDSFSQSLCLTTTGVNTSQLHRLETFVSDFSEKEITQSCEQIHSGLDQIEQIHGLYTPSTLAIAAALACGAFTFLLGGGIVEMLCAFAGAGIGNYLRCKLSKHHFTLFLCIITSVSAACLTYTVLLKLLELIFSVNLEHEAGYICSMLFIIPGFPFITSGIDLAKLDMRSGTERLMYSLIIITVATMTAWILAMLLGLKPLPFLPLNLALWQWILLRLLASFCGVFGFSIMFNSPLRLATAAGIIGAVSNTLRLECIDLFSMPPAVAAFLGAFFAGILASTLKGVAGYPRISITVPSIVIMVPGLYLYKGFYNLGIMNLTVAASWLTSALLIILALPLGLIFARILTDKTFRYCT, encoded by the coding sequence ATGAAGGCCGCAAATTGTCAGACATCGTTAAAAAAGAATCACATGGATATCCTTTGGCATGAGTATGCAGACAAAACGGATTCCACTCCAATTACAAATGCAAGTCTGTCCGCAAAGGCATCTGTTGTCGGAAGAGTCGGTATCATGATGCTTTCCTGTGGCACCGGTGCATGGCGTGTCCGCAGTTCCATGAATGAATTATCAGAACTTATGAATATCACCTGCACGGTTGATATCGGCCTGATGTCCATCAATTATACCTGCTTTGATGGCAATGACAGTTTTAGTCAATCCTTATGCCTTACAACTACGGGTGTAAATACATCACAGCTTCATCGGCTTGAAACATTTGTATCCGATTTTTCCGAAAAAGAAATCACGCAAAGCTGTGAACAGATTCATTCCGGTCTTGACCAGATTGAACAGATACATGGTTTGTACACACCATCTACCCTTGCCATTGCTGCCGCGTTGGCCTGTGGCGCTTTTACATTTCTTCTTGGCGGCGGAATTGTTGAAATGTTATGTGCCTTTGCAGGTGCCGGAATTGGAAATTACCTCCGATGCAAACTTTCCAAACATCATTTTACACTGTTTTTATGCATCATTACTTCTGTATCCGCAGCCTGCCTTACCTACACCGTCCTCTTGAAACTGTTAGAGCTCATCTTTTCCGTAAACTTAGAGCATGAGGCCGGTTACATCTGTTCGATGTTATTTATCATTCCAGGCTTTCCCTTTATCACAAGTGGAATTGACCTTGCGAAATTAGACATGCGGTCTGGAACAGAACGACTTATGTATTCTCTTATTATCATAACCGTTGCCACCATGACTGCCTGGATTTTGGCAATGCTGCTCGGATTAAAACCTCTTCCATTTCTGCCTTTAAATCTGGCATTATGGCAGTGGATTCTGCTTCGCCTGCTGGCTAGTTTTTGCGGGGTCTTTGGCTTCTCGATTATGTTTAACAGCCCCCTGCGGCTTGCAACGGCTGCCGGCATTATCGGTGCTGTTTCAAACACCCTTCGCTTGGAATGTATTGACCTTTTTTCCATGCCACCCGCTGTTGCAGCTTTCCTTGGAGCATTTTTTGCAGGAATTCTTGCCTCTACCTTAAAAGGTGTCGCCGGATATCCAAGGATTTCCATTACAGTTCCATCCATTGTTATCATGGTTCCCGGACTTTACTTGTATAAGGGCTTTTATAACCTTGGTATTATGAATCTTACCGTAGCTGCCTCCTGGCTGACTTCTGCGCTGCTTATTATCTTAGCTTTGCCGTTAGGACTGATTTTTGCAAGAATCCTTACAGATAAAACCTTCCGGTATTGCACGTAA
- a CDS encoding AAA family ATPase produces MSNPKRRIEEIEERLEQLPKGTLTYKTINGKKQPYVQRTIEGKSVSSYVKMSEREQILLEFEERGKLSEEKKSLVAYMEGLSHILKENPYLDSPDLGIGFQNFADFASKKKFYVDKTHFISEWARTSAKVSLITRPRRFGKTLLLSTVRAFFAPEYAKHPEYFEKLKVWKDTFCREQFGTIPTISVSFGSCKGRDYAHSIRGMMSSLESMYRMHEYLLGSEKLDDYDKAEFLEIKEALFHGEEGVVENSIHKLCSLVYQHYGRKPIILLDEYDTPLLEAYAGGYWDEMIETCRGLFHSTFKENEMFYRAIITGVTKVSKNSLFSDLNNIETYTVTDDEYSDCFGFTEQEVMDALKCQNMDRFQEVKAMYDGFIFGKHKDIYNPWSICNFLDRGQLISYWINTSSNKMIGDIIRRHPVRSKHEIEQLMAGNVVHKKINENLTFQYMDGDENSLWSLLLSIGYIKADHVVKYQEYTECDLSVTNLEVMSMFRNEILGMFENGQLYYNEFIKALLKHDTDEMEDVLLDITYSSMSYFDTGASSRRAPENFFHGLVLGLIVSLKDQYRIVSNRESGRGRYDIALYPLQPDGDAFIMEFKVFDGRKEKSLEETAANALRQIEERQYEADLIAVGIRKERICKLGFAFEGKEVLVAME; encoded by the coding sequence ATGAGCAATCCAAAGAGACGCATTGAGGAAATAGAGGAGAGACTGGAGCAACTGCCGAAGGGAACGCTTACTTATAAGACAATTAATGGAAAGAAGCAACCTTATGTACAGCGTACGATAGAGGGAAAGTCTGTCAGTTCCTATGTCAAGATGTCAGAACGAGAGCAGATTTTACTAGAATTTGAGGAACGGGGTAAATTATCAGAAGAAAAGAAGAGCCTGGTTGCATACATGGAGGGGTTGTCTCATATTTTAAAAGAAAATCCATATCTTGACTCTCCTGATTTAGGAATTGGCTTTCAGAACTTTGCAGATTTTGCAAGTAAGAAAAAATTTTATGTGGATAAAACTCATTTTATTTCGGAGTGGGCTCGCACCAGTGCGAAAGTTTCCCTTATAACCAGACCGCGCCGCTTTGGAAAGACGCTGTTACTCAGTACAGTGCGTGCGTTTTTTGCTCCTGAGTATGCCAAACATCCGGAGTATTTTGAGAAACTCAAGGTTTGGAAAGACACATTCTGCAGGGAGCAGTTTGGTACGATTCCAACGATTTCAGTGAGTTTTGGAAGCTGCAAAGGAAGAGATTATGCGCACAGTATACGTGGAATGATGAGCAGTTTAGAATCGATGTATCGTATGCATGAATATCTTCTTGGAAGTGAAAAGTTAGATGATTATGATAAGGCGGAATTTTTAGAAATCAAAGAGGCACTATTTCATGGAGAAGAAGGTGTTGTCGAAAACAGTATTCATAAATTGTGTAGTCTGGTGTATCAGCATTATGGCAGAAAGCCAATTATTCTATTGGATGAATATGATACCCCATTGTTAGAAGCATATGCCGGTGGATATTGGGATGAGATGATAGAGACCTGCAGGGGGTTATTTCACAGTACATTTAAAGAAAATGAGATGTTTTACCGGGCTATCATAACGGGTGTGACGAAGGTCTCTAAGAATTCGCTTTTTTCAGACCTCAACAACATCGAAACTTACACGGTGACAGATGACGAATACAGTGACTGTTTTGGGTTCACAGAGCAGGAAGTGATGGATGCCCTGAAATGTCAGAATATGGACCGGTTTCAGGAGGTCAAGGCGATGTATGATGGTTTTATTTTCGGAAAACACAAAGACATTTACAATCCGTGGTCTATTTGTAATTTCCTGGACAGGGGTCAGTTAATTTCATATTGGATTAATACGAGCAGCAATAAAATGATTGGAGATATCATCCGCAGGCATCCAGTGCGAAGCAAGCATGAGATAGAACAGCTCATGGCTGGAAATGTTGTGCATAAAAAGATAAATGAGAATCTTACATTTCAGTATATGGACGGGGACGAAAACAGTCTGTGGTCTTTGTTGCTTTCCATTGGCTATATAAAAGCTGATCATGTAGTGAAATATCAGGAGTATACAGAATGTGACCTGTCTGTCACAAATCTCGAAGTTATGAGCATGTTCCGAAATGAGATTTTAGGAATGTTTGAGAATGGGCAATTGTACTACAATGAATTTATAAAGGCTTTGCTGAAACATGATACGGATGAAATGGAGGATGTTCTTCTTGACATCACATATTCTTCCATGAGTTATTTTGATACAGGAGCTTCTTCAAGAAGAGCACCGGAAAATTTTTTCCATGGACTTGTATTGGGGCTGATTGTTTCTTTGAAAGACCAATATCGCATTGTCTCAAACCGGGAAAGTGGACGTGGCAGATACGATATTGCACTTTATCCGCTGCAACCGGACGGGGATGCTTTTATCATGGAATTTAAAGTATTCGATGGAAGGAAAGAAAAGAGTCTTGAGGAAACCGCGGCAAATGCACTCCGTCAGATAGAAGAGAGACAATACGAGGCAGATTTGATTGCTGTCGGTATCCGAAAAGAGCGTATTTGTAAACTGGGATTTGCGTTTGAGGGGAAAGAGGTTTTAGTTGCCATGGAATGA
- a CDS encoding MarR family winged helix-turn-helix transcriptional regulator, which translates to MSREKIDCIYETVKKINHAYEVWATAHDLTLYELQIYYEMVKNDSEAMTQKDLCQKLDAPKTSINSIIKKQLNTGYIKMQTNPQNKREKIISLTTSGQVFAQALIQPLFQYEEEAATMLDEKEMAAAITIQNQFADTLLQKVEKK; encoded by the coding sequence ATGAGCAGAGAAAAAATAGACTGCATTTACGAAACTGTCAAAAAAATAAATCATGCATACGAGGTCTGGGCGACAGCACATGATCTTACCCTGTATGAATTACAAATTTATTATGAGATGGTGAAAAATGACAGTGAAGCAATGACTCAAAAGGATTTATGTCAGAAACTGGATGCACCCAAAACATCCATTAACAGTATTATCAAAAAGCAATTAAATACTGGTTATATTAAGATGCAGACAAATCCACAGAATAAGCGTGAAAAAATAATCTCTCTCACTACAAGTGGACAAGTCTTTGCACAGGCATTGATTCAACCACTTTTTCAGTATGAAGAAGAGGCAGCAACTATGCTGGATGAAAAAGAGATGGCAGCAGCTATCACAATACAGAACCAGTTTGCAGATACATTATTGCAAAAAGTAGAGAAAAAATAG